In the genome of Plasmodium chabaudi chabaudi strain AS genome assembly, chromosome: 6, one region contains:
- a CDS encoding CIR protein, with product MSYNQACNLFHGLDELFEEGFGDVKELDSLSILFNDYCPERGESKRCDTDYERISAVAGYLFMNFIADNNIDINNDNNYYIQYFVMWISNKLHEIATNNYKYLNQPYENNLDKSIGNFDFLNSRDDTKELKDANITIMNILYLLFKEICKTVWMDQGKNTKIYEHTTQITQCFLIYTELSKFVNPCSPYLELLDHLKTLYDDYREDAIQNKIHGRYTPELLRRFPEIDNTTKKFNLKSPECKKVHEQLIKNAQKLIKEEKEKEEGKGKTPKKEKRNGYEEEEEDEEDDEEQDDDALSSLLKLLTSGDDNNKEPGNVKSQDRKLEKRDESKDSRSELQIPEKSNKSATVTQGKSSKNITHNTNAQPGKKSTPATPGKPPPGKPPPGKPATTKPEATKPAAPPKSQLKPETRQKTQQQPTTGRSPSTTSSTITTSPTDTQTSSSTTASSGTKSESLKLSRSAESSNPQKETKTPTTQPEAQQKIAANVASPQTPPVKPAPAQPAPAQPVPAQTAAAKPALAKPASTQTATAKPVPPQTAAAKPVPPQTAAAKPVPPQTAAAKPAAAKPQPQQGSTNLKSTELAGSLKAQQTQQSSGTLSSTEYEASKTPKTNTTTQQHAKPEPKISVSEKPARSSPHPEKETKTTQKAPPAKPAPAQPTDSKPVPVQTANVKPAPAKSQKDVPSAVSGSSKTISEGIKVSLNTPTSTTTNQTPVQPKSKILSSAASTTASTHTTSHIVKTPSISTTFLTRTKSPSEQSEFTESSLLETLKQAEPSPQQVQSSKKTSKDLSPTSAGTNAISLAGKKESPSIKTSTTTSSITETVSTGATTVAAMSSIKSTLPIQDDDSKQKYRGKRSTDSRDLTIILSTGSRDTGGQLSRQDITQENSGSSSSLSHQSQGTNGKIKNQTSKSKDQEIQSKNESDKSSGPQNGVGSTQGNAETVSKTNSSSDIPNQLQSPIPKHGDIGGGLGSLGGKSTNNTLKKTDNVDKSLPGSKASSQTMESRGQGNEAITAPGIQNSGNGVPNDIYNGAGGIKYNAGTEKSGWGISNGVTVNNEANENKKLVQHQGAVNKHGSSSSGSVDTNGGTGGSRTNKGSSGIGSNSSGSGIDTSSSPLSQPQSQSPSSLPSPVTSSSTPSITLSFSAPETNTSSSITTTVPTAENSESDMSSIETTLPERNDASQKLSRGKRSAAPVSLTTTPTAEPGVTSDTSPSSTQLITSQTNPTPTQDALQRTNITDIKVDEKTSIWCISSNKKCNIIGIGIIGISIFVFLAFMFKYLPFGSRKKSKKKKITKKVINLVDGRKMEKTFIKSIDREKKSNIIINSGDNKKIAKIIMNSDDTNKPIKMAINSWDEKQKTYITINSDDNIKPIKKAINPWDEKRMTHITINSDDNIKPIKKAINPWDEKRMTHITINSEHTKKHTKSVINSSDRKKTKIIANSVNEKISLLNIYKFMKADPMPFINLFFLLIFFVYKRKRSTIE from the exons ATGAGCTACAACCAAGCG TGTAATCTATTTCATGGACTTGATGAACTTTTTGAAGAAGGATTTGGTGATGTGAAAGAACTTGACAGTTTATCTATTCTGTTTAATGATTATTGCCCTGAAAGGGGTGAATCTAAAAGATGTGATACCGATTATGAAAGAATAAGCGCTGTTGCaggatatttatttatgaattttatagcagacaataatatagatataaataatgataataactattatattcaatattttgttatgtGGATCAGTAATAAATTACATGAAATAGcaacaaataattataaatatctaAATCAGccatatgaaaataatttagataAATCTATAGggaattttgattttttgaATAGTAGAGATGATACAAAGGAATTGAAGGATGCTAATATTACgattatgaatattttatatcttttatttaagGAAATTTGTAAAACAGTTTGGATGGATCAAGgaaaaaacacaaaaatatatgagcATACAACCCAAATCACTCAATGCtttcttatatatacagAACTTTCTAAATTTGTTAATCCTTGTAGTCCATATCTTGAATTATTGgatcatttaaaaacattatatGATGACTATAGAGAAGATGctattcaaaataaaattcacGGTAGATATACACCTGAACTTCTTAGAAGATTCCCAGAGATAGATAATACAACCAAGAAATTTAATCTCAAAAGTCCAGAATGCAAGAAAGTGCATGAAcagttaataaaaaatgctcAAAAGCTTattaaagaagaaaaagaaaaagaagaaggaaaaggaaaaacaccaaaaaaagaaaaaagaaatggtTATGAAGAAGAAGAGGAAGACGAAGAGGACGACGAAGAGCAGGATGATGACGCATTAAGTAGTCTTTTGAAATTATTAACCTCTggtgatgataataataaagagcCTGGAAATGTGAAATCACAAGATAGGAAACTTGAAAAAAGAGATGAATCAAAAGATTCACGAAGTGAACTACAAATCCCTGAAAAATCTAACAAATCCGCCACAGTAACTCAAGGAAAATCTTCCAAGAATATAACACATAATACAAATGCTCAACCAGGAAAAAAATCAACACCCGCAACACCTGGAAAACCACCACCTGGAAAACCACCACCTGGGAAGCCAGCAACTACAAAACCAGAAGCTACAAAACCTGCAGCACCACCGAAATCACAACTAAAGCCAGAAACACGGCAGAAAACACAGCAACAGCCAACAACTGGACGATCACCATCTACAACATCATCTACAATTACAACATCGCCAACAGATACACAAACATCATCAAGCACAACAGCATCATCAGGTACAAAATCAGAATCTTTAAAACTATCACGATCAGCAGAATCATCAAATCCacaaaaagaaacaaaaacaCCAACTACACAACCAGAAGCACAACAGAAAATAGCTGCAAATGTGGCATCTCCACAAACACCACCTGTAAAACCAGCACCTGCACAACCAGCACCTGCACAACCAGTACCTGCACAAACAGCAGCTGCAAAACCAGCTCTCGCAAAACCAGCATCTACACAAACAGCAACTGCAAAGCCGGTGCCTCCACAAACAGCAGCTGCAAAGCCGGTGCCTCCACAAACAGCAGCTGCAAAACCGGTACCTCCACAAACAGCAGCTGCAAAACCAGCAGCTGCAAAACCACAACCACAACAAGGATctacaaatttaaaatctACAGAGTTAGCAGGGTCATTGAAAGCACAACAGACACAACAGTCATCAGGAACTTTATCTTCTACAGAATATGAAGCAAGTAAAACACCAAAAACAAATACAACAACGCAGCAACATGCAAAACCAGAACCTAAAATATCAGTATCTGAAAAACCAGCACGATCATCACCACATCcagaaaaagaaacaaaaacaaCACAAAAAGCACCACCTGCAAAACCTGCACCTGCACAGCCAACAGATTCAAAACCAGTACCTGTACAAACAGCAAATGTAAAACCAGCGCCTGCAAAATCACAAAAAGATGTACCATCGGCAGTATCTGGATCAAGTAAAACAATATCAGAAGGTATAAAAGTATCATTGAATACACCAACATCAACAACTACAAATCAAACACCTGTACAACCGAaatcaaaaattttatcatcGGCAGCATCTACAACAGCATCGACACATACAACATCGCATATAGTCAAAACACCATCGATATCTACAACGTTTTTGACACGTACAAAATCACCATCTGAGCAATCAGAATTTACAGAATCATCATTATTAGAAACTTTAAAACAAGCAGAACCATCACCACAGCAAGTGCAAtcatcaaaaaaaacatcaaAAGATTTATCACCGACGTCAGCTGGAACAAATGCAATATCATTAGCAGGTAAAAAAGAATCGCCAAGTATAAAAACATCGACTACAACATCATCAATAACTGAAACTGTATCAACAGGTGCAACAACTGTGGCAGCTATGTCATCGATAAAAAGCACATTGCCTATACAAGATGATGAttcaaaacaaaaatatcgAGGAAAGAGATCAACAGATTCTAGAGATTTAACAATTATTCTATCAACTGGATCAAGAGATACAGGAGGTCAATTATCAAGGCAAGATATTACACAAGAAAATTCAGGGAGTAGTTCATCATTAAGTCATCAATCACAAGGGacaaatggaaaaataaaaaatcaaacaTCGAAATCGAAAGATCAAGAAATTcaatcaaaaaatgaatctGATAAATCATCAGGCCCACAGAATGGAGTAGGAAGTACCCAAGGTAATGCAGAAACTGTAAGTAAAACAAATTCCTCAAGCGATATACCCAATCAACTTCAAAGTCCAATTCCTAAGCACGGGGATATTGGTGGTGGGCTAGGAAGTTTAGGGGGAAAATCAACAAATAATACACTAAAGAAAACAGACAATGTGGATAAATCTCTACCAGGATCCAAAGCATCAAGTCAAACAATGGAGTCGAGAGGCCAAGGGAATGAGGCAATCACTGCGCCAGGCATCCAAAACAGTGGGAATGGTGTAccaaatgatatatataatggaGCAGGGggtattaaatataatgcaGGGACTGAAAAAAGTGGGTGGGGAATTTCAAATGGTGTCACAGTAAATAATGAGGCAAACGAAAATAAGAAACTCGTTCAACATCAAGGTGCAGTTAATAAGCATGGAAGCTCAAGCAGTGGATCAGTAGATACAAATGGTGGAACAGGAGGTAGCCGTACCAATAAAGGAAGTTCAGGTATTGGATCCAATAGTTCAGGAAGTGGGATAGATACATCATCATCACCATTATCACAACCACAATCACAATCACCATCATCACTTCCATCACCAGTTACATCATCAAGCACACCATCGATaactttatcattttcagcACCTGAAACAAATACATCATCGTCAATAACTACAACTGTGCCAACAGCTGAAAATTCTGAATCAGATATGTCATCAATAGAAACCACATTACCTGAACGAAATGATGCTTCACAAAAATTATCTCGAGGAAAGAGATCAGCTGCTCCTGTAAGTTTAACGACTACTCCAACAGCTGAACCAGGAGTTACATCAGATACATCACCATCAAGCACACAATTAATAACTTCACAAACAAATCCTACACCAACACAAGATGCATTACAAAGGACAAATATAACTGACATTAAAGTGGACGAAAAAACATCAATATGGTGTATatcatcaaataaaaaatgcaacaTAATAGGTATTGGTATTATAGGCATTTCAatattcgtttttttagcatttatgtttaag taTTTACCATTTGGATCgagaaaaaaatcgaagaaaaaaaaaatcacgaaaaaagttataaattTGGTTGATGGAaggaaaatggaaaaaacatttataaaatcaattgatagggaaaaaaaatcgaatataattataaattcaggcgataataaaaaaatagcgaAGATAATTATGAATTCCGATGATACAAACAAACCAATAAAAATGGCGATAAATTCATGGgatgaaaaacaaaagacATATATAACTATAAATTCAGATGATAATATCAAGCCAATAAAAAAGGCGATAAATCCATGGGATGAAAAACGAATGACACATATAACTATAAATTCAGATGATAATATCAAGCCAATAAAAAAGGCGATAAATCCATGGGATGAAAAACGAATGACACATATAACTATAAATTCAGAACATACGAAAAAACATACAAAATCCGTTATAAATTCAAGCGATAGAAAAAAGACGAAAATAATTGCAAATTCAGTTAATGAgaaaatatcattattaaatatatacaaatttatgaAGGCCGATCCTATgccatttattaatttgttttttttgttaattttttttgtctacaaaagaaaaagaagcACTATagaatga